Part of the Vigna unguiculata cultivar IT97K-499-35 chromosome 3, ASM411807v1, whole genome shotgun sequence genome, ATTAAACAGTCTTTGTCCCTGACTGGTGAGCCCTGAATGGCTACAACCCGAAAGCAAGGCAACGAAAGTAATCCCATCTGGTTTGATGGAAGACCTTATCATTTCATCAAATAAAGCCCAGGCTTCATTTATTTGACCATTGATTGAGTATCCAGCCAGCATTGTATTCCATGATGTCAAATCCCTGTTGTGCATTCTGTCAAACACCTTTTTACAATAACCAATTTCCCCGCTTTTGGCATACATATCCATCAATGAGTTTAGCAAAGGCACATCAGCATTCTTCCTAGACTTCACAATCTGCCCATGTATCTCCTTCCCACTATGAAGTGCAGTAAGCTGAGCACACACGGGCAAAGCAGTTGTAAGGGTAACCCAACTGAACCCCATTCCTTCTCCCTGCATAACTCTAAAAGCACCAAGCGTCTCTGATGGTCTATCTTGTCCAGCTAAACCAGCAATTAAAGTGTTCCAAGACACCACATTTCGTTGAGGCATTACCTCAAACACCTTTAAGACCTCATCTAAGCACCCAGTTTCCACATAAAACCCCAAAAGCGCGTTATTCACCACTTGATCTGCTTCTCCAACATCATGCTTCACAATTTGGGCATGGATTGCTCTCCCAAACAGTGCATTGCCCGAATCAGAACTCGCCTTGAGGGCCATTGAAAACGCGAAATTCCCTGGCTTCGTGCACTGTGACAACATGTCACAGTAAAGAAGCAAAGCTTCATGGGAAAACCCGTTTCTCGAATACCCAATAGCCAAAGCTACCCACACAGGTTCTGGTGGGCTCTCGTAGCCAATTCGGAACACATGGTGAGCCTCATCGACTCTGCCGCAAACGGAGTACAGAGTGATGAGCTTGCTCTTCAACGTGGGGCTGTCCAAGACTCTGTTTTGAGAATGAAGTAAGTGCAAGTGGAGTTTTCGGCCATGTTCCAAGGACCTTCTGGAGATGCAAGCATGGAGGAAGAGCGAGATACCTTCTTCTTCTGCTTCTTTTTCAATGGGTGTGGGCTTTGATGATTTGATTAGGCGAAGAGCTTCATCTAAATTGCCCCATTTGCAAAGAGATTTTAGGGTTGAATTGAATGGTGTTGTTCTGTGTTTATGGGTATTTGTGGTTCTAGGAGTGAAGGTAGCTGTTATCTTTGATTTGACAGTTATGGTGGTTGGTAGAGAGATGGGAAGGAGCATGATGAAAACAGACACTGAGGAGGaatggtttgtttttcaagattagTTCTGAAACTCCGACGAAGGGGTCAAATCTGcagaaaaataatagtaatcATATAACCTCAAACAAACCCAAGCCACAGAATCATATAACCTCAAACAAAAGGAATCCCAAAATGAAATTACTCATTCATCATATCACATTATCTATGACCGAATGAATTCAACGTCTTCCAAAATAACAATCGTGATCAAGTTCCTGCTGTGCATTCAATCATCCAACCAAAATCTATATAcctatttcaataattaattcaaCAAATTCAACTTCATTATCTCAACAACAATAACCTCCGCAAGACCATAAACTCCACCTTCGTGAAGCCAAATAATCCTCTGCACAATCTTCatcatcaaattaaaagaaaaacacattggAATAATCCCAAAAAACTAAACCAATCATAACACCAAGCCACTCATATAACAGCTCCACCCCTGTTTTTCATGCAAACAGAACTtctttaaaaaacaaatcatGCATATCAAATGATACCAAATAGAGAAATCCAGAAAAAGCCAATAGCTCACTCAACCATAAGCATGATATTAGCAAAACCAAAAGCAATAATAGACAAACCAAATAATCTTCATGTGGCCATCATATGCTTCAAAACGAATGAATAAACTCATCAATTACATCAAATACACAATCCATGACCCTCCAGAACTTAATTCCAAACATTCGAAACCTTCTTCCCCTTATTAGAAACAATTTTAATCATCAACATTCACATATAAGTACCTAAACCCCTCAACCAAAAATTTCCTGTTCAGCATTAATCAATATCATCATCCTTACTTAAAGTTGACAGCCTGTTATAATAATCCAACAATCCCAAAACTCTGCCGGGCATCAATACAAGTTGAACCCAAACAAGAAACAAATAGAAGCATCTAAAATATCAATGGAATCTCATATAAACATTACAACCTGGTACTCCAACACTAACTCCATACAGAATCAacttaaaatcaaaatcataCACACACATTCCACAATTTATAAAGAACAGCAGCTCGATTGCTAATTCGTAGCCAAACAACAATTTCAATTTAACCCAGATTaataaaacagagaaaaaagaGCAAGGATTAGACACCTCAGTAGCGC contains:
- the LOC114179056 gene encoding pentatricopeptide repeat-containing protein At3g14330, which gives rise to MLLPISLPTTITVKSKITATFTPRTTNTHKHRTTPFNSTLKSLCKWGNLDEALRLIKSSKPTPIEKEAEEEGISLFLHACISRRSLEHGRKLHLHLLHSQNRVLDSPTLKSKLITLYSVCGRVDEAHHVFRIGYESPPEPVWVALAIGYSRNGFSHEALLLYCDMLSQCTKPGNFAFSMALKASSDSGNALFGRAIHAQIVKHDVGEADQVVNNALLGFYVETGCLDEVLKVFEVMPQRNVVSWNTLIAGLAGQDRPSETLGAFRVMQGEGMGFSWVTLTTALPVCAQLTALHSGKEIHGQIVKSRKNADVPLLNSLMDMYAKSGEIGYCKKVFDRMHNRDLTSWNTMLAGYSINGQINEAWALFDEMIRSSIKPDGITFVALLSGCSHSGLTSQGQRLFNAMEDYGEQPSLEHYACLVDILGRSGKLEEALNVAENIPMRPSGSIWGSLLNSCRLHGNVPLAEIVAKRLFEIEPNNPGNYVMLSNIYANAGMWEDVKRVRERMAMTGIKKDVGCSWIQIKHKIHTFVAGGSTNFRRSAEYIKIWNELSNAIKDLGYIPNTSVVLHDINEDMKATWVCEHSERLAAVAALINTGAGMPIRITKNLRVCVDCHSWMKAVSKVTKRLIVLRDTNRFHHFQNGTCSCKDYW